The window TTCCAGTCCCGGCCGAATCCTCCGGCAACTGGCGCGCATGCCGGATGGCCGCGTTTACCTGTGGATTGCCCGTACGGTATGTCATCAGACTGGCGGATTCGGACAGCCGACAAAGGATTTCGCGGTAGCGCTAGGCTGCGATGTCGCTCATGCCCATCGGCTTGTTTATGCAAAAGGACTGGATTTCGGCAATCCGGATATCCCCACACCCATCGGCATGGGCTGCCGGGTATGCGAGCGGCCTCAATGCGCCCAACGCGCATTCCCCTATATTGGCCGCGAACTGGATGTGAATGAAAACGTCAGCAGCGTATCTCCGTACCCCATGAATAACTAGCGCGCCAGGACGGCCGATCAGGAGAGATACCCGGTCATTCAAAACGCGCTGCACCTTTACGAGCGTTTACGAGCGGCAGATGTCTGTCCGGCGCGGTAGCGTTGCGCCTCGTGCCAGAAAGCCTGGGCGACCGGAGACAAACGACTCTCATCCAGACACGCTAAGCCGATGTGCCTTGAAGCACCGGGTGAAATCGGACGAAAAACAACCCCGTTATATTCATCGGGTAAGGCGAGTTTTGCCAGAATGGACACACCTTTTCCACTTGCAACCAATTCCAGTATCGACATTAATTGGAGCAGCTCATAATTGACGCGTGGCCTGAGTCCATGTTTCGCAAATAGCTTGCTCACCAGGGCCTGTGAGCCTGCCCGGGTCAAAATAAAAGGATCCGCCGTCATCTCAGCCAGCGCAACCGTTTCCCGTTCTGCCAGCGGATGACCGGACGGCAGCACCGCGACCAGCTCATCAACAGCGAGCGTTACCGAATCAAAATCGGGTTTGGGCAGTGTGACCGCTGCCAGTTCCAGGCGCCGTTCGATCAGGTCACGCGCGGTTTGCTCGTCGGGCTTTTCGGTAACCATCATTTCCACACCCGGGTAACGAACCTTAAAGCGATCCAGCAGCACAGGCAGCACTCTGATCGTCGCACTTGCACCGAACGAGCCCAGATTCAGCAAGCCTGTCTTTAACTGCGCGCCGGACAATGCAGTCGCCTGTACAAGCTGCAAGGCGGCAAATACATCTCGCACATGCGGAAGGATCTGTTGTCCGGTGTAAGTCAATGTAATACCAGCGGAGTGGCGATCAAGCAATTCGGTCCCCAGCGCCAGCTCCAGCGAGCGCAAGGCGTGACTCGTGGCGGATGGCGACATACCAAGCTTGGCCCCCGCCCCGCTACGCCATTTGAAGAGACAAGCGCTAAAAAAAGCTCTAATTGCCGAAGCGTCGGTGTCGCGGTGCCAGGTGGTCTGCTCATTACTATTTCTTTCAGTTTTTCAAGATGAGCGATCCATTCTAGAGACAAGGGCGCACGATAGCAAGCAGATGGAGTGCGCAATAGCGGCTTTCCGGGCGCATCAAGCATGATCGTTCAATTGAATTTTATTTCAATTGAGAGTGATCAATCTGAATCTTAAACTCAACGATATCAATTTATATCGTTGTAAAAAGGACAGTCATGAAAGCTATTGATTATCACAACACGATCAGGCGCCTGATGAACGCGAATGCCTGTCGGAAAAACAATCTGCACGGTGGACCTGTGGCATGAGCGCAGATCAGTTAACAGCGCTGGCCGGGATAAAAGTGCTGGACTTGTCGCGTATTCTGGCAGGTCCCACTGCGGCGCAACTGCTCGGCGACCTGGGCGCCGATGTTGTCAAAGTGGAAAAACCCCTTGAGGGAGACGACACCCGCAAATGGGGTCCACCCTACGTCGCCGACCGAAGCGGGGAGAAAACCGACGAAAGCGCATACTACCTCTGCGCGAACCGCAACAAGCGCTCTATCGCGATTGACATCACATCCGCATCCGGCCAGAAACGGGTGCATCAACTCATGGCGCATACAGACGTCCTTATTGAGAACTACAAGGTCGGCGGTCTTTCCAAATACGGCTTGGCGTACGATCAGATTAAAGACCGCTATCCTGATCTTATCTATTGCTCGGTAACGGGGTTCGGACAAACAGGTCCCTATGCCGCAAGACCGGGTTATGATTTTCTCATTCAGGGCATGGGCGGCATTATGAGCCTGACCGGCGAACCTCAAGGCACACCCATGAAAGTCGGCGTTGGAATTGCAGATGTCATGACCGGGATGTACGCGGCGGTGGGCATTCTGGCTGCGCTCAGACACCGGGAACAAACCGGCCAGGGACAACACATCGATATTGCTTTGCTGGACACGCAAATAGCCTGGCTGGTCAATGGCGGCACAAACTATTTAACCGACAGAAAGCGACCCGAAAGGCTGGGCAACGGGCACCCAAACATCGTGCCTTATCAGGTGTTCTCCACTGCCGATGCACCAATGATCCTGGCTGTCGGCAACGATGCCCAGTTTCGTCGCTTTTGCCAAGTGGCTGGCGAAGCGAGCCTGGCATCAGACGAGCGTTACGCAACCAATATCATGCGCGTACGACATCGCATAGAACTGTGCCGGCTTGTCGACAACGCGCTACGGAAACGCACTCGCTCGCATTGGTTACAGACACTTGAGGCAGCCAATGTGCCTTGCGGGCCGGTCAATAGCCTTGAAGAGGTATTTGCAGATCCGCAAGTAATCGCACGTGGCGCGCAATTGACTATGCCTTGCGAATGGGCGGCGGGAGGACAAATCAGTCTGCTGGCGAACCCGCTAAAGATGTCTGCAACACCGCCGACCTACAACCGTCCACCACCGAGGCTCAATGAACACGAAGCCGAGGTTCTGGCTGACTGGCTTAAAACTTGTAAAACAACCTAGGAGAACGCTATGTATGAACTGACCCCCGAACAACGCACACTTCAGACGCAAGCACGAGAGCTGGCGCAATCTGTTTTCGCCTCCACGGCTGTTCAAACGGACCTGACCGAACAATATCCCTGGGATAATGTCGCGCAACTGCGTGACGCCGGCTTCATGGGCATGATGCTGCCCACGTCTGTTGGTGGTCGCGGCTTGTCCACGCTGGACACCGTCATCGTCATTGAAGAAATGGCTAAAGCTTGCGCCACTATGGGACGAATAACAGTGGACTCAAATCTGGGCGCAATCGGAGCCATTACAAAATATGGCTCCGAGGAACAAATCAAACTTGCGGCTGACCTTGTTCTTGCAGGTGATAAGCCGGCGATCTGTATATCAGAGCCCAATGCCGGCAGCGCAGCCAGCGAAATGACGACACGCGCTGATAAAAATGGCGATCACTATATTCTCAACGGAGAGAAATACTGGATCACCGGTGGTGGCGTGTCAAAGCTGCACCTGATTTTTGCACGCGTATTCGATGATGGCGTCGAACAGGGTATTGGCGCGTTCATCACCGTGCTGGACGACCATGGCCCTGAGGGACTCAAGGTAGGTCGCAGGCTATATGCCATGGGCGTGCGCGGCATCCCCGAAACCCATCTCGAGTTTCATGATCTGAAGATTCACAAATCTATGATGATCACTTTCCCCGATGGACTCAAGCGCGGCTTTGCAGCGCTGATGAGCGCATACAACGCGCAACGCGTTGGTGCGGGTGCAGTGGCACTGGGTATTGCACAATGCGCCTTCGAAGAGGGCGTAGCCTATCTTAAGCGCCGAGAGCAGTTTGGCCGCCCCCTGGCGGAATTTCAAGGGCTGCAATGGATGGTCGCAGACATGTCAGTCCAGCTGGAAGCGGCACGCCTGATGCTGCGATCGGCCGCCGTCAGCGGCGAGACATTCCCCGATATAAACAAGGCAGCACAAGCGAAGATCTTCGCGGCGGAAACCGCCAATAAGGTGACTAACGATGCACTACAGTTCTTCGGATCGTCTGGATATGGTCGACACAACCCAATGGAACGGCATGTCCGGGATGCCCGGATGTTTACCATCGCAGGAGGAACCGCGCAAATCCTGCGCACGCAAGTGGCTTCCAAAATACTGGACATGAAACTGCCGCAGACGCGCGATGGCTATCTTAAAGCAGCACAAAACAGCAAGCGCTGACCAATCAAAAAAAAACGACACCAAAGGAGCATATTATGACGACAACCGTCGCATCCCCCCGTTTTCAGCAATTCATCGAATCCTTCACGCAACTTATCGAGCAATCTTCGAACAATGAAGCGCAGATCCTTGAGTCCGGGCGATCGCTCTTAGGGGACCTGGTGGCCAATGACGTCTGGCTCCCTGAGCAATTTGCACAGCCCCATCCTCAATACTATCAACAGTATCTGCTGCACGCCGATCCTCTGGACCGCTATAGTGTCGTCAGTTTTGTCTGGGGACCAGGTCAAAAAACACCCATTCATAACCATACCGTTTGGGCATTAATCGGCATGATGCGCGGCTCAGAACGCTCAGAACTGTTTGCGGTCCCCAAGCCTGACGAGCCCATGCAATTGGTGAATACAGACACGCTCTCACCGGGCGACATCGACATGGTATCGCCGCGTCTGGGCGACATCCATCGCGTATCCAACGTTTTTGACGATCGTGTCTCTATCAGCATTCACGTCTATGGCGGCAATATCGGCCGAATTTCGCGACACGTTTATGATGCACTCACCGGGAGGACAAAGACCTTTATTTCCGGCTACAGCAACGAACCTGAAGCGCCCGCCGCCTGAGACCGTTCCTATTGCTACATTCCACCAAAGGCAGCGCTCCATCATTGCCGTCGCAATACTGAAAGCAATCTAAACAAAGCTGAACATGACTACCAACACCATTGAACTTACTGCGCTCTGTACGTCCTTTCCTTCAAATCTGGTCGACCATGCACCTGAGCTATTCACTGTTTTTAAAGACTACGCCGAAGTCGTCAGGGAATCTGCCGAAGACGCCTTATCGCCCCGTCTTTATGCGCTGGTGCGCCTGGCGGCGGCCACCGCGATTCCCAGCCCTGCGCTGGCCAGACATGCATTGGCGCTTGCCAGGACGCGCGCCTCTGAAGTGGACATTGCCGGCGCCGTTAACGCAGCCTGTCACTTGCGCAGCGGCGCGGCCATTGCTTACGGTCGGCTGGTATTCAAACTCATGGAAGATAGTGGATCCGCTCCGCCGGAAACGGGCGCTCGCTCACAGATCGCGCTTGATCGGGAGTACATGACAAAACTACGAAAAGCCAGCCCCAGACCCTTTGACGCCATGGCGCGACTCACCACAGCCCGGCAAAAAAACAATGTTCTTGCAGAACTCGATTACGAATTAATCGCCATCGCAGTCGCTACCGTCACCCAGTGCGTCTATTGCCTTGAGATGCACGGCAATAAAGCCAGGAAACTGGGGGCGAGTGATCAGCAGATCGCAGATGCCGTCCATATCGCAATCTGCGCCAGATATGAAGCGACGCTTTGCGAATGGTCGGACGTATCTCCGGATGCCAATCAGTCGTTTAAATGAATGAACCGGCGATGCCCGCAGATTCCTGACGTGCAATGTAACGGTGCAGGAACCGGCGCACCCGGCAAGACAGGTCAACATTATTTTTATAATAAACAGGAGTCAACAATGTATCTGCAAAAACGTGCAGCAGCGGCGGGTTTATTTGCCCTGATCATGGGAAACGCGCTTCCCGCCATGGCCGAATGGCCAGACAAGCCTATCACACTGGTCACCCCCTATACACCCGGCGGAAACGCTGACATCCTCGCTCGGCTCATTGCACAGCCACTGAGCAAGCGACTTGGCAAACCCGTCATCGTAGAAAACAGGCCCGGCGCTGGCGGAATGATCGGTGCGCAATATGCCGCAAGAGCTAAGCCTGATGGATACACCCTATTACTTGGCAGCGTGGCCAATGTGCTGTATGAATATTTCTACAAGAACGTCCCCATGGATTTTGGTGCCGACCTGCTACCGGTATCACACATTGCCAGCTTCCCGAATTTCGTCGTTGTGTCGCCAAACGCGGGGATTGACAGCATTGAAGAGGCCGTGCAGCACGCCAAATCGAGCTCGACTGGCATCAGTTGCGGCAACCCGGGCATTGGCACCACTCCGTATCTGACCTGTGAAATCCTTAAAAACCGGCTGGGTATCGCGCTCACTAACGTGCCATATAAGGGAAGCCTCCCCGCCATCACGGATGTCATCGGCGGACAGATTACCCTGGCCGTTGCAAGCGAAGCGCTGCCATATATGAAAGACGGCAGACTAAAACCGCTGGCGGTCAGTTCCCGATTGCCTACGCCTTTGGCACCCGAGGTGCCTCCTCTTTCCCATACAATTGAAGGAGTGGATGTGGTCGCCTGGTTCGGCGTTTTTGCGCCGCGCAACACCCCTCAAGCCATTATTGAACGCATCAGTTCAGACATAGCCGCATCCCTTAAATCCGCAGACATGCGCGCAAAGCTGGCCGGATTAGGTGCAACCCCGGTAGGCAGCACGCCCGCAGCGTTCGACAATTATTACAAAGCCGAGGCAACGCGCTGGAGGGAGGAAATCGCCGCCATGGGAATCAAGCCGCGATAATTTTCCCCCGCTACGCTTCCCTATTGCGTCCGTTATCGGGAAGCGAATAGCTATCACCATCGTCATTCACGCACTTTATCGATGGATAGGTTCATACAGCCCGTTGCGTCATAAATTCCGGCACGCAGAACCACATTCACCGCCATTATGTGTTTGAAATGATTGCCTTTATAATTGCCGTTTACCCGCATCGACAGGCAAGCATTGCCTGCACCAATAACCAGAGGCAACGAATGAAAAACATGCTCAGTCCAATAAAACTTATAAACATCGCGCTCCTGGCGATCGCACCTTGCCTTGCCCATGCTGCCAGTAATTATCCAGACAAACCCATTAGCATCGTGGTTCCCTATGCCGCAGGCGGCTCGACCGACCTGATTGGGCGCGCGCTGGGTGAAAGTATGGGTCGATATTTGAAACAGACCATTGTTATCGAAAACAAACCGGGCGCAGCAGGGTCCATGGGCGCCCAGGAAATGGTCCGCACACGACCCGATGGCTACAAGCTGACACTGGCGCCTCATGGTATTTTCAGGCAACCCTACTTGCAGAAAACCCGCTATGACCCGATCAAGGATCTGACTTATATCGCATCATTTTCAACCTATGATTTTGCCCTGGTGGTGGATGCAAAATCACAATTGAAAACCGTCAATGAATTTGTGGATTATGCCAAGCAGCATCCCGACCAGATCAGTGTAGGCACACCCGGGCGCTTTACCGGCAACCAGATGGTGATGGTCGAGCTGAGCAATGCCACGGGCGCCAAACTCACGCATGTTCCATACAAGGGTGATGCCGAAGCGATCACGGCACTGCTGGGAGGTCATATCCAGGCTGCCATCACCACCAACAGCATTCTGCCCTATATGGAAGCGGGGACCGTTCGTGTCCTGGCGGTCGCTTCCGAGAAAAGGCTGGCAGCATTTGATGGCGTACCCACATTTACAGAAGCTGGCTATCCAGTCGTGATCCCCTCGCCACTCGGGCTCGCAGGGCCCAAAGGCCTGCCGCCTGAGATCGTGGAAAAACTGGATGACGCCGTTCATGCCGCTGTTCAGGACCCGGTATTTTTGAAAGCCATCGGCGCTTATGGCATTCAGACCTACTATATGAATCACAAGCAGTATAGCGAGTTTGCGGTGAAGACGTTCGCGGAAGAAAAAGACATCGTGGGCAAAATGAACGAAGAGAATAAGTGAATATCGTAAAGTAGATATGCCATCGCCGATTTATATCCAGTATGGCAAATTGACTTCAGTAGCAGGGTGTGGCGCGCTCCGCAACCCTGCTTATACATAAGGCCCTTACCCACCGGCGCCACCTTTCTTTTATATCGGCGATGCGCTCCCTTATGCCTGTAGGCCGCGATAACCCGTATAAAACATGTAGGCCGCCACCAAAAACAGAATGCACGCAAAAATGCGTTTCAGTTTTTTGACCGGCAAGGCATGCGCGGCCCTGGCACCGAAAGGTGCAGTCAAAACACTGAAAGCGGCAACCACGACCAGGCCAGGCAACCATACATAGCCGACCGCGCTTTCGGGGCGCTCGGCGATCCCCTGCCCACTGAGCAAATAGCCCGTCACATTCGCAAGGGCTATAGGAAACCCCAATGCCGCAGAGGTTGCCACTGCATTATGAATCGCTACATTACACCAGGTCATGAAGGGCACACTCAAAAAGCCACCGCCTGCTCCCACCAGCCCCGACAGAAAGCCAATTGCGCTACCCGCAGAGAACTTGCCCACCATACCCGGCATCGCGCGCGTTGATGCAGTCTTTTTGTCAGAAAACATCTGTGTTGCTGAAAATATAACAAACACGGAGAAAAACAGAGCAAGCCAGCTTCCTTTTAGCAAGGCAAAGGCCCCCAGACTGCTGACTAAGCTACCGACTACGATTCCCGGCGCGAGATGCATCACAATGCTCCAACGGACAGCCCCACGCTTGTGATGCGCAATCACACTTGACATGGAAGTAAAGAGAATAGCAGACATGGATGTTGCAATCGCCATTTTCACCGCCAACTCAGGTGCTGTTCCCAGTCCTGACAGTAGGAAGGTCAGGACCGGGACCATGACCATGCCTCCGCCGATGCCAAGCAAGCCAGCCAAAAATCCGCTCCCTATACCAAGAAGGGCAAGCTCAAATAAAAGTACGAAGGACATATCCGACATAAAGACTCCAGAAAGATTCAAACCACCAGTGACGTTCAAAAACCGATTGCCATTCCGTCACGCCTTCCATCGGAACCGCCCATAAAAACACCCCGATCATGATCAAGCCATATTGCGTGGCAGGTACCCAGCGGATTTTCTGTAGCAACCGGAGCATGCCCTTTCTGTCGCAGCCCGGCCCAGATGGATTCAGGCACCGTGCTCTCCAGCTCAAACGAATCACCGCGCGCCAGCATGCGCGGATGCTCAATCGCCTGCTGGATAGACAAGCCATAGTCGACAATATTCGAAAGCACCTGCAGTTGTCCCGCCGGCTGGAAATGACCACCCGTAACGCCGAAGGACATGACTGCCTCTGCCCCCTTAGTCAGCAATGCGGGAATGATGGTGTGCATGGGGCGTTTGCGTCCTGCAATTTCATTGGGATGCCCCGCTTCCAAAGTAAAACCGCAGCCCCGATTATGCAAAAGCACACCAGAATCGCATGCGACCAGTCCACTGCCGAAATCATCAAATAGAGAGTTGATGAACGCCACCACGGTTCCATCAGCATCGGCCACCGAGATAAAAACGGTGTCTTTGTGTTCCGGCGTGATCACACACTGCACGTCTTCGATTCGTCTTTCCAAACTGATGCGCGCGACCAGTTGGTCTATATGCCGTGCCGACAGCCAGTACTCCACATCAACAGTCGAATGTTTCGGGTCGCACAAAAAGGCGTCCCTTTCGGCATAGGCGATTCTGGACACTTCCGCCTGCAAATGAAAGCGCTCCGTACTCAAGGCACCGTAGGCAGAGAGATCGAAGCGATTTAGCATCGCGGCAATTTGCAGCGCAACAATACCCTGCCCGCTTGGCGGACATTCCCAAAGGCGATAGCCGCGATAGTCCGTTGAAATAGGCTGAACATATTCGGGATGATAGTCGGCCAGATCCTCAAGCTGCATGACACCGCCGTGTCGCTGTAATGAAGTCACAATATCTTCAGCGATCCAGCCTTCGTAGAAGACATCGGCACCATCTCTTGCTATGGAACGCAAAGCACGACCCAGCTTCGGATTAAAACGCCTATCGCCCACCACGGGACTGCGCTCGTCAGGCATAAAGATCGCTTTCGCTTGCGGCGTTGCGCATACCTTATTGGCGCTGCGCGCCCAATCACGTGCAAGGCGCTCCGTAACGAGATAACCATCCTCCGCGGCAACGATAGCTGGATGAAATAACTCATTGAGCGGTCGCGTACCATGGTCGCCGAGCAGCTGTTCCCAGGCACGCACGGCGCCGGGTACCGTTACTGCATGGACATTATCCGCCGGGATGTTCGCCAGGCCCGATTCGCGCAGCTGCGCCGCACTGGTCGCTTGCGGCGCCCACCCCGCTCCGCTGAGCGCGACAGGCGGCTGCCCCCGCTTCTTGAGCAACACAAAGCAGTCGCCACCAATGCCCGTTTGGGTAGGCTCGACCACGGCAAGCATCGCTGCAACGGCGACAGCTGCATCCACGGCGTTCCCCCCTGAGCGCAATATATCAAGACCAGCCTGAGCGGCTGCAGGATTTGAGGTAGCAACCATTCCTTTGGCGCCGACCGATATCGGGCGGCCCGGAAGTTCAAAGTGACGCACGTAACATTCCTTTTTTAAAATTAGAACCCAAACTTCTCGACAATGGCGATAAAGCCGCTGATAAGACACACCACACCGACCACAGCAATCAGCACATTCATGAAACGGCCTTTATATTGCCGCAGAACCGGCACTTTCCGGAATGCGTACAGAGGAAGAAAATACACGACAAAAACACTCACCGGAACAAGCGCAACTTTAATCAGATTGATGGCATTAAAATTTGCGATGGCGAACGCAGTGGTGACCAAAAAATAAACATCGCCAGAACGCTGGAAAATCCTGGACTACTCAGTTTCTGTTCGGATAAACCAAGAACAAATCGCCCAAAACTCTTCGCACTCTCTGCCGTCGCGAGATAATGTGCAAGAAAGGACTTAATGACCGCAGCGAACACAATGGCTTGTGAAGCAATCGCCATAGCGGGCGTATCAAATTTTCGCGCCAGGAAAGACACAATCGTCAGGTTGCTCGATTTTGCCTCAGCCAATTCCTCAGGAGACAATGCAAGAATACTGCTCCAGGAAAAGAAAAGGACTGTTGCAATGATCAGAAAAACCGCAACGGCCATGATTTGCGTCACTTTACGACTGGCTTGATGTCCATAATGGCGTTTTTGAGCGACGACAAAACTGGAGGTTATCGACGTAAAGCTGAAGGCAAATACCAACATGGGTATGCCCTTCCAAACGTCGACCATTAATTGCCCTGCTCCCCCGAAATTGACCGCTGTCGCCAACATGGACGGATTCCAGTGCGGGATGGCCAGGAGTCCGAAAATCACAATCGAGATAATGAATGGAAAAACGATTACCCCCATGATTTTGACAATGGTGTTGGTCCCATACCTGACCAGCATCATCAACACAAAAACAGCAATCGGAGCAACCACCCAGCGGGACGGTTCAGCCAGTCCCAGTTGTGTCCGCACAAAATCAATAATGGTGTTGGTCAGCGTGATGGTGTAGACGGTCATCGACGGAAAGACCGTGGCGAAATAGAGCGCTATGAGGATTTTTCCCCATGTAGAACCCAAATGTTCGATTGTCGTATCCAGAATATTCCCGTCTTTCCCGCCTTCTGTAGAGCCGGCCAACACATACCGCCCCAGCCCAAGGTACGGGATAAAGGTGATAGGAAAAGCCAGCAATGACAAAATGATCATGGGCCACAGACCTGAAAGCCCCAGGCTCACTGGCAGAAACAGGGTTCCACCGCTCACTGCAGTGCCGTAAATGCCCAGCACCCACAAGCTGTCATGCCTGCTCCAACGTATATTTGAGGTTGATGCCGTACTGTTGGTTATTACGTTAGCAGTCATCCCCGCGCCCCACCATTGTTGAAAAATGACAGATGTTCAGGCACTTGCCTGAGATGATTCCGACGTGCGAACGCCTTGGTCGGCTTGTTGGTGAACAACAAAAGCAGCATGGTTTGTCTCCATTGATAGGGTTAATAAATCCATTTTTGAGGCGCACAGCCCTACCGTCACCTGCATCGGGTGACGACTATAATTATGAACAGGTATTTTTCGACTCACTCCAACGCCTGACAGGTTCCTCGGCACGAGGAGAAACCCGTCAAGACGATTGCTTAGAAACGTGAGTGTCGAGAATCAGGAAGCATGCCAGGATGCCTGTCGGGCAGCGATCGTCAAGGCCGACTGCCCGACAAGCGCTTCATAGACAGACGGTGCCGTTGCGCCTTCAGTATTGATCATCAGCACGCGAGAATGCGCATCGATACCCACTTGCTGTGCCAACGCCGGATCTGTGCGCAATACGCTCATAGCAGCCAGACCAGCCGTGCCGGATTCGCCCGCCACGATAGGGATGTCGATATTGCTCCCATTGGCGAGCAAGCGCATCGCCTCAATGGCCTGCTGATCGTCGATGGTCATGAAGTAGTCGACGCCGGGTTCCAGAAACTTCCAGGCGAGCATCGACGTTTCACCGCAAGCCAGCCCTGCCATCACAGAATCGACCGAGCCAGTGGCTCGGGCCGGCCTCCCCTGGATCGCGCTTTGGAGCAGACAATCGGCCTGAACCGGCTCTACCACAATGAACGTCGGACGCTGCGCGCCCTGGAATTCCCAGAAGTAGCTAACCAGCCCTGCCGCCATGCCGCCCACACCGCCCTGCAAAAAAACATGCGTGAATGCGCCTGCCAACCCCGGCTGAGCACCGGTCTGCTCGACGATTTCCTCCGCAATGGTGCCATAGCCCTGCATCACATCCCGAGGAATGTCCTCGTATCCGTCATAGGACGTATCAGATACCACTTGCCAGCCATTGACCGTTGCCAGGCGTGAGGCCTCTTCCACCGAATCGTCATAGTTACCTTTGATTCTCACGATCTGAGCACCATAAACCGCGATCGCCTGCTCACGCTCCACACTCACATTGGCGTGCAGCACGATGACGCAACGACAGCCCGCATCGCGGGCAGCGGCAGCCAGCCCCCGACCGTGGTTTCCGTCAGTCGCGCTGATGACGGTATAGTCCTGCAACTGTTGAGCGTAACGCCCCATAAGAATGAGTGCCGGATCGAACGCCGGGTGCAAGCGCACGATCTGTCGCACCAACGCAATGGGCGCCCCAAGGGCCTTGAAGCTGCCCAGCGAAGAGCGCACCGATTCGTCCTTGACGCTGAACCGGGCAATACCCAGCTGCTGAGCTATTCCGGGCAAGTCATAAAGAGGCGTGGCCTGGCGTGCGATGCCAGGCCAGGCACTCAGCCAGCGGCGACATTCCTGAGCACGCTCGATATTCATGATCGAACGAAGTGGCGCCGGATAGGGCTCACGTGTCGCGCGCGGATTGGCAAACAGCCGCGAGTGATCTTGCTCGGCTGAGCCGGAAGGAGCGAGTGCTGAGATAGACATGCAGTATCCTGAAAATAAATAACTGTTTAGAGATATGAAATAATACTTCCCATAACCCCGTAGTTTTTATTAAAATTTGCCACTTAAGTGGAATTTTTTATCGTTTTATATTCAAAATGTAGGCCGTATTTGAGATGACTAATAAAATCGACAGTTATGATCACGTCCTGCTTGCCGCGATTCAGGACGACGCACGTTTGTCCCAGAGCGAGCTGGGAGAGCGGGCCAACCTGTCCACTGCAGCGGTAAACCGCAGACTTAAGCAACTGGCTAAAGATGGC of the Advenella mimigardefordensis DPN7 genome contains:
- a CDS encoding sulfite exporter TauE/SafE family protein; this translates as MSDMSFVLLFELALLGIGSGFLAGLLGIGGGMVMVPVLTFLLSGLGTAPELAVKMAIATSMSAILFTSMSSVIAHHKRGAVRWSIVMHLAPGIVVGSLVSSLGAFALLKGSWLALFFSVFVIFSATQMFSDKKTASTRAMPGMVGKFSAGSAIGFLSGLVGAGGGFLSVPFMTWCNVAIHNAVATSAALGFPIALANVTGYLLSGQGIAERPESAVGYVWLPGLVVVAAFSVLTAPFGARAAHALPVKKLKRIFACILFLVAAYMFYTGYRGLQA
- the ggt gene encoding gamma-glutamyltransferase; amino-acid sequence: MRHFELPGRPISVGAKGMVATSNPAAAQAGLDILRSGGNAVDAAVAVAAMLAVVEPTQTGIGGDCFVLLKKRGQPPVALSGAGWAPQATSAAQLRESGLANIPADNVHAVTVPGAVRAWEQLLGDHGTRPLNELFHPAIVAAEDGYLVTERLARDWARSANKVCATPQAKAIFMPDERSPVVGDRRFNPKLGRALRSIARDGADVFYEGWIAEDIVTSLQRHGGVMQLEDLADYHPEYVQPISTDYRGYRLWECPPSGQGIVALQIAAMLNRFDLSAYGALSTERFHLQAEVSRIAYAERDAFLCDPKHSTVDVEYWLSARHIDQLVARISLERRIEDVQCVITPEHKDTVFISVADADGTVVAFINSLFDDFGSGLVACDSGVLLHNRGCGFTLEAGHPNEIAGRKRPMHTIIPALLTKGAEAVMSFGVTGGHFQPAGQLQVLSNIVDYGLSIQQAIEHPRMLARGDSFELESTVPESIWAGLRQKGHAPVATENPLGTCHAIWLDHDRGVFMGGSDGRRDGMAIGF
- a CDS encoding aromatic amino acid transport family protein, which gives rise to MLGIYGTAVSGGTLFLPVSLGLSGLWPMIILSLLAFPITFIPYLGLGRYVLAGSTEGGKDGNILDTTIEHLGSTWGKILIALYFATVFPSMTVYTITLTNTIIDFVRTQLGLAEPSRWVVAPIAVFVLMMLVRYGTNTIVKIMGVIVFPFIISIVIFGLLAIPHWNPSMLATAVNFGGAGQLMVDVWKGIPMLVFAFSFTSITSSFVVAQKRHYGHQASRKVTQIMAVAVFLIIATVLFFSWSSILALSPEELAEAKSSNLTIVSFLARKFDTPAMAIASQAIVFAAVIKSFLAHYLATAESAKSFGRFVLGLSEQKLSSPGFSSVLAMFIFWSPLRSPSQILMPSI
- a CDS encoding diaminopropionate ammonia-lyase gives rise to the protein MSISALAPSGSAEQDHSRLFANPRATREPYPAPLRSIMNIERAQECRRWLSAWPGIARQATPLYDLPGIAQQLGIARFSVKDESVRSSLGSFKALGAPIALVRQIVRLHPAFDPALILMGRYAQQLQDYTVISATDGNHGRGLAAAARDAGCRCVIVLHANVSVEREQAIAVYGAQIVRIKGNYDDSVEEASRLATVNGWQVVSDTSYDGYEDIPRDVMQGYGTIAEEIVEQTGAQPGLAGAFTHVFLQGGVGGMAAGLVSYFWEFQGAQRPTFIVVEPVQADCLLQSAIQGRPARATGSVDSVMAGLACGETSMLAWKFLEPGVDYFMTIDDQQAIEAMRLLANGSNIDIPIVAGESGTAGLAAMSVLRTDPALAQQVGIDAHSRVLMINTEGATAPSVYEALVGQSALTIAARQASWHAS